GGAAGGCGTGGACGCCCTGGCCGGATACGCGGATATCTTTCTGCGCAACGTGTTGTACTCGGGCGTAATTCCTCAGATCTCCATGATCCTGGGTCCCTGCGCCGGCGGCGCGGTCTATTCCCCGGCCATTACCGACTTCGTCATGATGGTGGACCAGACCTCTTACATGTTCCTTACCGGTCCCAAGGTGGTCAAGCAGGTGACCCAGGAAGACGTGACCGTGGACCAACTGGGCGGGGCCGGTGTGCATTCCACCCGCAGCGGCATCGCCCATTGCGTGTTCCCGGACGAGGACGCGGCTTTCGAAAACCTCAAACGCTTGTTCTCATTCCTGCCCCAGAACCACCGCGAATTGCCGCCGGTGATCGATTGCAGCGATCCCATCGACCGCGTGGATGAGCAGCTCAACTACCTGGTGCCGGAAAACCCAAACAAGCCCTATGACATGAAAGGGATCGTTCACGCAGTGCTGGATGACCGCGATTTCTTTGAACTCCAGCCGGAATACGCCAAAAACATCATCACCGGTTTCGGCCGCCTCAATGGCGCCACCGTGGGCGTGGTGGCCAACCAGCCGGCCTTTCTGGCGGGAGTGCTGGACAACAACTCTTCCATGAAGGCGGCCCGTTTCGTGCGTTTCTGCGACGCTTTCAACATTCCCCTGGTGGTATTTGAAGACGTACCCGGATTCATGCCCGGCACGGCCCAGGAATACAACGGCATCATCAAGAACGGCGCCAAACTGCTGTTTGCTTTCGCCGAAGCCACGGTGCCCAAGATCACCGTGGTGGTGCGCAAGGCCTACGGGGGCGCTTACTGCGTGATGAACTCCAAGCACATGCGCGCCGACGTCAACCTGGCCTGGCCCACGGCCGAGATCGCGGTCATGGGACCCGACGGCGCGGTGGAGATCATCTACAACCGACAGATAAAAGAAGCGGAGGACAAGGCCGCAAAAACCGCCGAGCTGAAGGAAAGTTACCGCGACCATTTCGCCAACCCTTTTAACGCCGCGAGCAAGGGATATATCGATGACGTGATCGTACCCGCCAATACCCGGCGCAAGCTGATCAAGTCATTAAAGATGCTGTCGGGCAAGCGGGAGGTCAATCCCGATAAAAAGCACGGCAACATTCCGCTGTAGGCGGGGGAGAAGACACCGGTGAACATGACGGAAGCGTTGGTGATAACGGGGTTGGGAATCGGGGTGGTCTTTTCGGGCCTGATCCTGACCAGCCTGCTGATTTCTTCGTTCACATTCTTTCCCAATATGATCCAGCGGTTCAAAACCCCCGGGACGCCCGTGAAGGCAACGGAAAAAGAGGTTGTCATATCCCCGACCGCGGATGCGGAAACAGCAGCGGTGATCGCCGTACTGCTGGAAGTGGAGTACCGGTTGAGCCTGCCTTTGCTGGAAGGGCGTTTCACTTTCCGAAAATGATGCCATTGTCGATATGCGGGCGAGCGGTTCGAGACCGATCTCAATTCATTGATGGACCCGCGGGATACCGAGGAGGCTGAATCTGATGCGCAAATACAAACTGGCCATAAGCGGCAGGGATTTCGAGGCGGAGATCCTGGAAATCACCACCGAAACGGCCCGGGTGGTGGTCAATGGACAAGAGTACACGGTTGAGCTGAGGGAATTGGGCCGCAAGCCCATGACCATGACACCAGCCCCGGCAGCTGTGTCTCAGCCGCGGGAGATCCGCAAGCCCGAGCGGGGCGAGGTGCCGTCCGCCCCGAGAAGCGGCGGCGATTCCCAGTCCGTCCAGGCCCCGTTGCCGGGATTGATCGTCGACATCATGGTCAAAGAAAACGATGCCGTTAAAGCGGGGCAGAACCTGTTGCTCATGGAAGCCATGAAAATGGAAAACCAGATCCCGGCCCCCTATGACGGCACGGTGAAACGCATCCATGTCAAGACGGGCGACAGTGTTTCCGAAGGCGATGTGCTGATTGAGATCAGCCGCCCGCCAATGACCACCCTGTGAGGACCGGAATGAAACGTTTCTTTGTTATTGTGTTCATCCTGGTTTCTTCCATGGGCCTGTATGCCGAACGAGACTTGAAAGTGGAGTTCAACCGGGACACCTACATCAAGGTGTATCGCGGCAGTGAAGACGGGGTGGTGACGGGAAATCGCGGCGCTTTGCTGGACAGGGACGGTGAAACGGTTGCTTCTTATCGCGTGATTGCCGTGGATGACGCGGAAAGCATCGCCCGGGTCCTGTTTTCACAGGGAATGGATCGAGATGAAGTCATGCCCCGGGTGGAAACGGCCCTGCTTGAGGGACTTCCTGTTCGGTTCTCGCCGGAGGAGTCCCAATTCTATTTCCTTATTCTGAATCGCGGCAAGGGAAGCGGCGCCCGCGCCGGCATGAAAGGGGAAATTTACGTCGGAAACACCCTGGCGGGAATTTTCCGGGTTGTGGGAGTGGAAGAGGATTACGCGGTGGGATTGGTGACCAACACCGCGGCCAACGTGGACTATCGCCATGCCGATTCGGGAAAATTCCAGGGTTACGTCGAACAGGTGATCGGCGGCACCGGTTTCGTGCACCTGACCCTGAAAAACGCCGTCATGCTGTTGATCGGCCTGGTTTTTATCTACCTGGGCGTGGCCAAGGATTATGAGCCCCTGCTGCTGGTTCCCATCGGTTTCGGCATCCTCATCGGCAACATCCCCCTGCCCCTGCAGTTGTTCAACAGCATTTCCGTGTACATGATCGACCCCCATACCCACCAATACGTATTCAACACCACTACCAACAGCGTGATGGGATTGATCTATTTCGGCGTGCGCTCCGGTCTGTTTCCGCCCCTGATTTTTCTGGGAATCGGCGCCATGACCGATTTTTCCGCCCTGCTTTCCAATCCCCGTGCCGTATTGTTGGGGGCCGCGGCGCAGGCGGGCATTTTTATCACCTTTATCGGCGCCCTGAAGCTCGGCTTCTCGCCGGCCAACGCCGCCGCCATCGGTATCATCGGCGGGGCCGATGGACCAACGGCCATCTTCCTTTCATCCAAACTGGCGCCTTCCCTGATCGGGCCCATCGCCATCGCCGCCTACTCCTACATGGCTATGGTACCCATTATCCAGCCCCCCATCATGAAGCTGCTGACCTCAAAAAAGGAGCGCTTGATCCGCATGCAACCCGGGCGCAAGGTCAAAAAGAGCGAGAAGATCCTTTTCCCCGTGGTGGGAGTGATCGTTACCACCCTGGTGGCCCCTGGCGCCATTCCCCTGCTGGGCATGCTCTTTTTCGGCAACCTGCTCAAGGAGTCCGGCGTAACCACACGCCTGGCCAAAACCGCATCCAATTCGCTGATCGATATCGCCACCATCCTGCTGGGTTTGGCGGTGGGGGCATCCACCAGCGCCGAGGTGTTTTTAAACAACAAGTCCATCCTCATCTTTGGGCTGGGGGTGATCTCATTCGGCGTGGCCACCGCCTGCGGCCTGCTTTTTGCCAAGCTCATGAACCTGGTGTCCAAGCGCAAGATCAATCCCCTGATCGGCGCCGCCGGGGTATCCGCCGTACCCGACTCGGCGCGGGTGGTTCACAACGTCGGGCGCGAAGAAGACCCCAACAACTACCTGTTGCAACATGCCATGGGGCCGAATGTGGCCGGAGTGATCGGCTCCGCCATTGCCGCGGGCGTTTTCCTGGGAATATTCTGATAGGAGAAAAGACATGAGTCGAATCGTAGCCGCCATACCCAATGTGTGTGAAGGCCGGGACGAAGCTTTTATTTCGCGGTTAACGGAAAAGTTGAAGGGCGTGGATGGAATCATCCTGCTGGATGTGTCCATGGACCAGACCCGCAACCGCACGGTACTGGCCCTGACCGGATCACGGACCGCCCTGTTTGAAGCCGGTATGTTGCTGTACGAGGAGTCGCTCAAACAAATCGATATGCGGCGGCACGAAGGCGAGTACCCCCGAATCGGGGCCGTGGACGTGTTCCCCTTTGTTCCCCTGAAAGACGTTTCCATCCAGGATACTGTGGAAATGGCGGAGGAATTCGCCGCTCGGGTTGCCGAAACGTTTCGCATTCCCGTCTATCTTTACGGTGAAGCCGCCCGTGTTCCCAACCGCCGGCTGGTGGAAAACATCCGAGATATCGAGTATGAAGGCCTGGAAGCGCGCCTCAAAGATCCCGCCTGGAAGCCCGATTTCGGGCCTGACGAATTCAAGCCGGATTCAGGCGCCACCATTATCGGCGCCCGCTATCCCCTGGTCAGCTTTAAGATCTTTCTCGATACCCGCGACCCGGGCGTGGCGGAATCCATTGTCCGCTCCGTTGCCTTCACCCACGGCGGTTTGCGCCACGTGCGCGCCAATGCGGGGCGCACCCGGGAAGAGCAGAAAATGCAGTTGACCGTTTCCATTGCCAATTACCGCGAAACCCCGATGTACAAGGTGCTGGAACTGGTTCGCCTGGAAGCGCGGCGTTTCGGGGCGGGCGTGTTGTCGGTCGAGATGATCGGATTGATCCCGGAGCGGGCGCTGCTGGAATCGGCCATGTATTACATGAACATCAATGGATTTTCCCTGGATCGCGTGGTGGAAAAGAACATCATGGCGCACCTGAATGAAAAGGTATATTTCATGGACTGATACGACGGGGGCGGACTGAATTGACATCGGCAAACGATCCCCCGTATAATGTTTTTCATGCAAAATTCCGCTGAGGAGAGTTAGATGAGCAGTGATTTCAAACCCTATGTTTCCGCAGATCAGAACCTGAAAGAATTCACCCTGCGGGCGTTGTTGATCGGCCTCGTGCTGGCTGTTGTCCTGGGCGCGGCCAATGCCTATCTCGGGTTGAAGGCCGGTATGACCATTGCCGCGACCTACCCCGCGGCGGTGCTGGGTATGGCCCTGCTGCGCCTTTTCCGCGACAGCAACATACTGGAAGAAAACCTGACCCGAACCGTGGGTTCGATTGGTGAATCCGTGGCCGCGGGCGCGATCTTTACCCTGCCCGCCTTCCTGATCGCCGGCGTGTGGTCGGATGATTTCTTCGGCAGCTTTGCCGGATACTGGAAATCAACGGTGATCATGCTGGTGGGCGGTATCGCCGGTATCCTGTTTGTCACCTTGTTGCGGCGTGTCATGGTGGAAGACCCCGAACTACCCTTCCCCGAATCCCTGGCCGCCAGCGAGATTCACAAGGCCGGCCGCAGCGGTGCCACCGGCGCCAAGTACCTGTTCTATGCCATGGGCATCGGCGGGGCCATCGAGTTTTTCAAAAACTTCGCCATTCTCAAGGGATTGTGGCAGCAGTTTGTTGAGTTCTCGGCCAAGATGATTCCCGCCACCGGATTGAACAATTACGGCCTCTCTTTCAAGGGGGTGAATACCGGCGGCGGCTTCCTTTTGAAATCCCCCTCCCTGAGCCCGGCTTTCATGGGCGTCGGTTACATTATCGGGCCGAAGCTGGCGGCGCTGAACTTTGCCGGCGGATTGTTGGCCTGGGGCTTGTTCGTACCCATCCTGCTGCTGGTGCTGGCGCCGCAATTCGCGCCCTTTATCGGCAGCAAGATCATGCTGGGGGGTAATGAAATCGTCCTGACCTGGGACTTTATCGCCGACAGCATCATCTTCCCCTCCATCGTCAAGCCCATTGCCATCGGCGGCATGCTCATGAGCGCGGCCTACACGTTGTGGAATATGCGCAAGAGCCTGGCGACAGGCATCGGCCGTTCCATCGATGACGTGCGCAAGGCGGCTACCGCCGGTGAAACCACCAAGCGCACGGACAAGGACATCAACATCAAGTTCGTATTTATGGGACTGTTGGCCATATCGGTGGTCACCTTCGTGGTGTACTGGTGGTTCATGTCGTTTACCCAGGAGAACCTGGTTCCCGCGCTGGTGGCGGCGCTGGTGATGATGATCGCCGGGTTCTTTTTTGCCGCCGTATCCGGGTACCTGGTTGGCCTGATCGGCTCTTCCAACAACCCGATCTCGGGATTGACCATCTCCACCCTGGTGGTGGCCGCCATCCTGATGGTGCTGCTCGGCGCCAAAGGCACCAGCGGTGTCATCGTCGTGCTGGCCGTGGCCGGAGTCATATGCGTTTCCGCCGCTGTGGCGGGAGAAATGCTCCAGGACCTGAAAGTGGGACACCTGCTCGGTGGCACTCCCTGGAAAATGCAGGTCGGTGACTTTATCGGCGTGATTATCTCGGCGCTGGTGATGTGGATTCCCTTGTTTATCCTCAATGCCGGTGACCTGAAAACCGCGGCCCTGGAAGGGTACAAAGGCGGTTTCGGCGGAGCCGTACTGGCCGCCCCCCAGGCGGGCCTCATGGCGCAGTTGTCCAAGGGTATCGTGGGCGGTGAGATGGTTTGGCCGCTGATTATCGTGGGCATCGTCATGGCCATCGGTTTCATCCTGGTCAAGGTCAAGAGCCCCATGCTGGTGTGCGTGGGCATGTACCTTTCTTTCGGCACAGTCGCCGCCATTTTCGTGGGTGGAATCTTCCGCTGGGTGGTGGACATGCTGATCGCCCGGCGCAAACTGAACGAGAACCAGAAATCCCGGGTGGACAACCGCGGCGTGTTGCTGGCGGCCGGCCTGATTGCCGGGGAAGCGTTGATGGGATTGTTGTTTGCTTTCTTTGCCTTCATGGAATGGCAGGTGCCCAAGTTGTGGCGCGAGTCACCCTTCTTTTTGAGCGTGATCGTGATGGTGGCTTTAGGATACCTGCTGGTGAAACTGCCGCTCAACAACGCGGGTGATCCCGACGAACCGGCCGCCCCAAGCGTTTCCTGATTGCGGTTTAACCGGGTCGAATAGATCAGTAGCGATACACGGCGTCGGGGAGTGAGTCTTCCCGGCGCCGGGTGCGCCCGTTCATGCAAACGCCGTGATTATAAAAATGCGAGCACCACGGAAACCGTCCGGTATCAATCCCGATTGGATTCCGCAACGGACACTGGACTGGAAGGAAAACCAAGAGGGGCGTGTATTTCTGCTCAAAGAAAAGTTCCGCAATTGCTTTATGAAATGGCTGGTGCAGAAAGCCGGAAAGAACCAGTTTTTCCGAATTCACCTGGACCGGTTCGGTACAATGGCCTGGAAGCTGGCGGACGGCAAGCGTAGTATCAAAGAGATCGCCGAAGTCATGCAGACGGAGTTCGGGGAAGAACTCCTGAATGCCTCCGAACGCGTAAACATGTTTTTTGTGCAACTGGCGGGCAGCCGTTTCGTGGCTTTTACACGTCCCGATGAGAAGGGCAATGTCGGATAATTTTGATTTTTCTCCTGGATTCATGTAATATAACATTTGGATGACGAAATATCCGTCGTGTCCCCATCGAAAGGGAAACAAATGAATCGGATCCAGGAGAGAAATATGCCGCAAAAAAGAAACAATCCAAATCCAAGATGGCAGGAACTCTGGGATCGTTCCCCGCAAATATATGCCATGCTCAACGGCAGTGACCAGCTTGAAACCGCCCGCAAGCGTATGATGGTGCATCTGGACCAGGTGCGCGCATCCATTCTGGATTCCCAGGAAAAATATCCCGACTGGGACTTCCTGGTCCGCCGCGATGCCCGCAGGGTTCTAAGGGCTATGTTTTCGGTGCGAAATGAACGCATCACGGGAAATTCGCCGCTGAAGCACTTGTGGAAAGCGGGTTATGAGGGTGATGCCGACGTCGAAGATGACTTCATAACGGAATTCACGCATCTTTTCCGTGCCCTGCAGGGTGGGGCGGGAATCTATCCGGGTGATTTGATCCGCGGTTTGGAGGAGACCGATTTCGACAACCTCCATGGCCGTGAAGCCGCTCGCCGCCGTTCAGATTTACTCGATGGCATGGGAGACCGCATGGATGAAATCATGGCCCGTTATCCCCACGGACTCCTGCCGGAAGTGGAAGCCCGCCGGGAAAAGAGCCGCAAGCGTGTTCTCGAGGCTTTCGGGGGCCGTGATGAAGATTGGGGAAACACCCAATGGCATTACCGCAATGTGATTCGCAATCGCGATGGCCTGGAGCGCATGCGCGAAGTGGTGGAGATATCTCCTGAACAAGTTGATGCCATCGGCACGGCGATCGACAACGGCATTCCCTTTGGCGTAACCCCGCATTACCTGCACCTGATGGACCGAAAGGCCGGAAAACGTGATCTGGCGGTACGGCGGCAGGTTTTTCCTCCGGCCAATTACGTTGATGCCGTGTTATCGCACATGACCGACCGCGATATGGCCTTTGATTTCATGCGTGAGCACGACACCTCTCCCGAAGCTCATGTCACCCGTCGTTACGTGAAAGTGGCCATTCTGAAGCCCTACGACACCTGCCCGCAGATCTGCGTTTACTGTCAGCGCAATTGGGAAATCACCAGTCCGTTCGCGGAAAACGCCGAGGTCTCCCAGCAGGATCTGGACTGCGCCGTGGCGTGGGTGGAGTCCCATCCCCACATCCTGGACCTGTTGATCACCGGCGGAGATCCCCTGATCATGTCCAACGCCAAGTTGAAATCCCTGCTCGACCGCTTGGCCGCCATTCCTCATCTCAAAACCATCCGCATCGCCTCGCGTTTCCCCGTCACCCTGCCGCAACGGCTCGACGACTCATTCGCGGACCTGTTGGCTTCATACCACGAACCCGGACGCCGCATTATCTACTTCGTCACCCATATCCAGCATCCTTACGAGATCTGCCGCGAGACAATGGATGCAGTTACCCGTCTGCGGGAACGGGGGATCGCGGTTTACAACCAGCAGGTGTTTACCTTTTCCAACTCCCGTCGCTTCGAATCCGTGGCGTTGCGCGTGGCTTTGCGACTCATCGGGGTTGATCCCTACTACATATTCAACATGAAAGGCAAATCCGAGATGGAGGACTACGCCGTTCCCCTGGCCCGCCTGCTGCAGGAACGCAAAGAGGAAGCGCGCTTGCTTCCAGGCATCTATCGCACGGACGAACCGGTGTTCAACGTGCCGTTCCTGGGAAAGAACCACGTGCGGGCCAATCAGGATCACGAACTGATCTCAATCATGCCCGAAGGCCGCCGCGTGTACGCGTTTCATGCCTGGGAACGCAATATCCGCCGCACGCGTTCCTACGTTTATCGCGACGTGTCCATTGCCGCATACCTGCGCAACCTGGAAGAATTGGGCGAACCCGTGTCCGAGTACAGAACCATCTGGTATTACTATTAAAGTTGAAAAGTTGCTGAACTGGGGACGGTGCTTGTAAGTATGTAAATACGGAATTTTGGATAATCAGAGTTGAAGTACCCTTTCGGGCATAAAAGGGAAGAAGTTAGAAAATTTTTTAGAGATTTCACTTTCGACTCTCAACTTTAGACTGCCTGTCTCCTGCCTTCCGCCACCTTCTTCCCAACTTTCCAACTCATTTTCTTGAAACCAACTACGCCCATCCCGCATCTATACAAGTGTTAATCCCGAAAGCATCGGGTCCAAAGCATGACCCGGGAGTAGACAATGAGACGGCTGATTTTAATTCTTTTGCTGGTCTTGTGCAGTTTCTGGAATCTGGCGGCGGCGTTTCCCGAGAATGCCTCCGAATCTTCAGAGAAACTCAAGCGCATATTGGACAATGTATCCAATGCGATTGTTAAGGTAGTCGCCGAAGCGGGGAAAGTCTACGTGGGAACGGGGATCGCGTTGGAACCGGACATGGTGCTGACAAGTGCCTTACTGGTTCGCAATCCAGCCGCCCGCCTGGTTGTGGTGCGCACGGATGGCAGCCGTTTCCCCGCCCGCCTCAAAGGCCGGGACCCGAAAACCTCAATGGCCCTGCTGCAACTGGAATCATCCGTGTTGACTCCCATACCCAGGGCGAAAGGTGTGGAGGTTGGTGATTGGATCGCCCTGGTCGGCGCTTTTTACGACCGTTTCCCCGCAGTGCAACAGGGAGTGGTCAGCAGTGTTTCCCATGATGCCGTCATTCTTAACGTCGCGGCTGTTCCCGGATCTTCCGGTGGGGCGGTGTTGAACGCCGACGGCCGATTGGTGGCGGTGATGCGCGGCCGATTCGGATACGCCACGACACCGGATATCCGTTTGGAAAGTGAATCCGGGGACATGACTTTTCTGGGGCGCAAGGTTCACAGCAGCGATCTCAGTTACGCGATCCCCGTCGTCCGCTTAGGTGAATTGGCGGACAAATTGAAACGATTTGGTCACGTACCGCGGGCATGGGCGGGGTTGCGCCTGACTGCCGGCGGGAAAGACCGCGCTCTGCGGATCACCGGTGTGCAACCCGGATCTCCGGCGGAACGTGCGGGGATGCTGATTCGCGATCATATCCTGGCCATCAACGGTCGTGAAGTGGTCACGGTGGGTGACGTGATGCGTACCCTGCGGGGTCTTGCCCCTGGAGATACGCTTCGCCTCGACGTTGAACGGGACAATTTGCGCAAAGGCATCCTGCTCACCCTGGAGGAAGACCCCCGAAAACGAACTGAGATCGCTGCTTCCGCGGCAGAAATGGAACATGATGGGTTTGATGATTTCAGCGACACCCTGCCCGTTTTCCGGCGTTTCCTGTTGCGAGCCGGCAAGGATGGATCGCTTTTGCCCGGGGACTTCCGTAAACGCATGCGCGAGATGGCGGTTTCCGTCCATCACCGCAGCCTTGAACCGTTCCGGCGCCGGCTGCGACGCCTGGTCTGGCAGGCGGATTTGATGGAAAACCATATGGAAACAATCCAATCCGTTAACCTGGAGCGCATGCAGGCCGAG
This region of Candidatus Aminicenantes bacterium genomic DNA includes:
- a CDS encoding acyl-CoA carboxylase subunit beta, translating into MSSERRLLDLANQKEAAKIGGGEAKIEKQHAKGKYTARERIDNILDEGSFEEFDLFVTHRCHDFGMEKTRPSSDGVITGYGTIQGRLVYIFSQDFTVFGGSLSKAYAEKIVKIMEMAARMGAPLIGLNDSGGARIQEGVDALAGYADIFLRNVLYSGVIPQISMILGPCAGGAVYSPAITDFVMMVDQTSYMFLTGPKVVKQVTQEDVTVDQLGGAGVHSTRSGIAHCVFPDEDAAFENLKRLFSFLPQNHRELPPVIDCSDPIDRVDEQLNYLVPENPNKPYDMKGIVHAVLDDRDFFELQPEYAKNIITGFGRLNGATVGVVANQPAFLAGVLDNNSSMKAARFVRFCDAFNIPLVVFEDVPGFMPGTAQEYNGIIKNGAKLLFAFAEATVPKITVVVRKAYGGAYCVMNSKHMRADVNLAWPTAEIAVMGPDGAVEIIYNRQIKEAEDKAAKTAELKESYRDHFANPFNAASKGYIDDVIVPANTRRKLIKSLKMLSGKREVNPDKKHGNIPL
- a CDS encoding biotin/lipoyl-binding protein produces the protein MRKYKLAISGRDFEAEILEITTETARVVVNGQEYTVELRELGRKPMTMTPAPAAVSQPREIRKPERGEVPSAPRSGGDSQSVQAPLPGLIVDIMVKENDAVKAGQNLLLMEAMKMENQIPAPYDGTVKRIHVKTGDSVSEGDVLIEISRPPMTTL
- a CDS encoding sodium ion-translocating decarboxylase subunit beta codes for the protein MLLIGLVFIYLGVAKDYEPLLLVPIGFGILIGNIPLPLQLFNSISVYMIDPHTHQYVFNTTTNSVMGLIYFGVRSGLFPPLIFLGIGAMTDFSALLSNPRAVLLGAAAQAGIFITFIGALKLGFSPANAAAIGIIGGADGPTAIFLSSKLAPSLIGPIAIAAYSYMAMVPIIQPPIMKLLTSKKERLIRMQPGRKVKKSEKILFPVVGVIVTTLVAPGAIPLLGMLFFGNLLKESGVTTRLAKTASNSLIDIATILLGLAVGASTSAEVFLNNKSILIFGLGVISFGVATACGLLFAKLMNLVSKRKINPLIGAAGVSAVPDSARVVHNVGREEDPNNYLLQHAMGPNVAGVIGSAIAAGVFLGIF
- the ftcD gene encoding glutamate formimidoyltransferase → MSRIVAAIPNVCEGRDEAFISRLTEKLKGVDGIILLDVSMDQTRNRTVLALTGSRTALFEAGMLLYEESLKQIDMRRHEGEYPRIGAVDVFPFVPLKDVSIQDTVEMAEEFAARVAETFRIPVYLYGEAARVPNRRLVENIRDIEYEGLEARLKDPAWKPDFGPDEFKPDSGATIIGARYPLVSFKIFLDTRDPGVAESIVRSVAFTHGGLRHVRANAGRTREEQKMQLTVSIANYRETPMYKVLELVRLEARRFGAGVLSVEMIGLIPERALLESAMYYMNINGFSLDRVVEKNIMAHLNEKVYFMD
- a CDS encoding oligopeptide transporter, OPT family, which translates into the protein MSSDFKPYVSADQNLKEFTLRALLIGLVLAVVLGAANAYLGLKAGMTIAATYPAAVLGMALLRLFRDSNILEENLTRTVGSIGESVAAGAIFTLPAFLIAGVWSDDFFGSFAGYWKSTVIMLVGGIAGILFVTLLRRVMVEDPELPFPESLAASEIHKAGRSGATGAKYLFYAMGIGGAIEFFKNFAILKGLWQQFVEFSAKMIPATGLNNYGLSFKGVNTGGGFLLKSPSLSPAFMGVGYIIGPKLAALNFAGGLLAWGLFVPILLLVLAPQFAPFIGSKIMLGGNEIVLTWDFIADSIIFPSIVKPIAIGGMLMSAAYTLWNMRKSLATGIGRSIDDVRKAATAGETTKRTDKDINIKFVFMGLLAISVVTFVVYWWFMSFTQENLVPALVAALVMMIAGFFFAAVSGYLVGLIGSSNNPISGLTISTLVVAAILMVLLGAKGTSGVIVVLAVAGVICVSAAVAGEMLQDLKVGHLLGGTPWKMQVGDFIGVIISALVMWIPLFILNAGDLKTAALEGYKGGFGGAVLAAPQAGLMAQLSKGIVGGEMVWPLIIVGIVMAIGFILVKVKSPMLVCVGMYLSFGTVAAIFVGGIFRWVVDMLIARRKLNENQKSRVDNRGVLLAAGLIAGEALMGLLFAFFAFMEWQVPKLWRESPFFLSVIVMVALGYLLVKLPLNNAGDPDEPAAPSVS
- a CDS encoding PqqD family protein, which gives rise to MRAPRKPSGINPDWIPQRTLDWKENQEGRVFLLKEKFRNCFMKWLVQKAGKNQFFRIHLDRFGTMAWKLADGKRSIKEIAEVMQTEFGEELLNASERVNMFFVQLAGSRFVAFTRPDEKGNVG
- a CDS encoding KamA family radical SAM protein, which codes for MPQKRNNPNPRWQELWDRSPQIYAMLNGSDQLETARKRMMVHLDQVRASILDSQEKYPDWDFLVRRDARRVLRAMFSVRNERITGNSPLKHLWKAGYEGDADVEDDFITEFTHLFRALQGGAGIYPGDLIRGLEETDFDNLHGREAARRRSDLLDGMGDRMDEIMARYPHGLLPEVEARREKSRKRVLEAFGGRDEDWGNTQWHYRNVIRNRDGLERMREVVEISPEQVDAIGTAIDNGIPFGVTPHYLHLMDRKAGKRDLAVRRQVFPPANYVDAVLSHMTDRDMAFDFMREHDTSPEAHVTRRYVKVAILKPYDTCPQICVYCQRNWEITSPFAENAEVSQQDLDCAVAWVESHPHILDLLITGGDPLIMSNAKLKSLLDRLAAIPHLKTIRIASRFPVTLPQRLDDSFADLLASYHEPGRRIIYFVTHIQHPYEICRETMDAVTRLRERGIAVYNQQVFTFSNSRRFESVALRVALRLIGVDPYYIFNMKGKSEMEDYAVPLARLLQERKEEARLLPGIYRTDEPVFNVPFLGKNHVRANQDHELISIMPEGRRVYAFHAWERNIRRTRSYVYRDVSIAAYLRNLEELGEPVSEYRTIWYYY
- a CDS encoding PDZ domain-containing protein, with the translated sequence MRRLILILLLVLCSFWNLAAAFPENASESSEKLKRILDNVSNAIVKVVAEAGKVYVGTGIALEPDMVLTSALLVRNPAARLVVVRTDGSRFPARLKGRDPKTSMALLQLESSVLTPIPRAKGVEVGDWIALVGAFYDRFPAVQQGVVSSVSHDAVILNVAAVPGSSGGAVLNADGRLVAVMRGRFGYATTPDIRLESESGDMTFLGRKVHSSDLSYAIPVVRLGELADKLKRFGHVPRAWAGLRLTAGGKDRALRITGVQPGSPAERAGMLIRDHILAINGREVVTVGDVMRTLRGLAPGDTLRLDVERDNLRKGILLTLEEDPRKRTEIAASAAEMEHDGFDDFSDTLPVFRRFLLRAGKDGSLLPGDFRKRMREMAVSVHHRSLEPFRRRLRRLVWQADLMENHMETIQSVNLERMQAELKELEQQTQKSLKARQRQLEEDRRNLTADLQRVRKRIEALKKDSKK